One Cedecea neteri DNA segment encodes these proteins:
- the mlaB gene encoding lipid asymmetry maintenance protein MlaB, whose product MAEELSWKLDGTTLHFFGELDGGTVNSLWQQREKVVAGINLFELSGLTRVDTAGLALLIHLTAIVARQGNKIELRGATDNLRTLAQLYNLPEALLPHLAG is encoded by the coding sequence ATGGCGGAAGAACTAAGCTGGAAGCTGGACGGTACAACGCTGCATTTCTTCGGAGAGCTGGATGGCGGCACCGTTAATTCGCTTTGGCAGCAGCGTGAGAAAGTGGTCGCGGGTATCAATCTTTTTGAGCTAAGTGGCTTAACTCGCGTTGATACCGCCGGGCTGGCGTTGCTTATTCACCTGACAGCCATCGTGGCTCGCCAGGGAAACAAGATCGAGCTTAGGGGCGCCACTGATAATTTGCGCACGCTGGCGCAACTCTACAATTTGCCAGAGGCATTGTTGCCGCATCTGGCAGGCTAA
- the mlaC gene encoding phospholipid-binding protein MlaC → MFKRLIMVAMLVIAPFAMAADQTNPYKLMNEAAQKTFDRLKNEQPQIRQNPNYLREIVGQELLPYVQVKYAGALVLGRYYKDATPAQRDAYFKAFEEYLKQAYGQALALYHGQTYQIAPEQPLGNADIVAIRVTIIDPNGRPPVRLDFQWRKNSQTGNWQAYDMIAEGISMITTKQNEWSDLLRTKGIDGLTAQLQSISKQPITLDSKK, encoded by the coding sequence ATGTTTAAGCGTCTTATTATGGTAGCCATGCTGGTAATCGCCCCATTTGCGATGGCGGCAGACCAGACTAACCCTTACAAATTAATGAACGAGGCGGCGCAGAAGACCTTTGATCGTCTGAAAAATGAGCAGCCTCAAATTCGACAGAACCCGAATTATCTGCGGGAGATCGTTGGCCAGGAATTACTGCCATACGTGCAGGTAAAATACGCGGGTGCGCTGGTATTAGGGCGTTACTACAAAGATGCAACACCTGCGCAGCGAGATGCCTACTTCAAGGCTTTTGAAGAGTACCTTAAGCAGGCTTATGGGCAGGCGCTGGCGCTGTACCATGGTCAGACTTACCAAATTGCTCCCGAGCAACCGCTGGGTAATGCTGATATCGTGGCGATCCGCGTGACGATTATCGATCCAAACGGTCGCCCGCCGGTGCGCCTTGACTTCCAGTGGCGTAAGAATAGCCAAACTGGGAACTGGCAGGCTTACGATATGATCGCCGAAGGGATCAGCATGATCACCACCAAACAAAATGAGTGGAGCGATCTGTTGCGTACCAAAGGCATTGATGGTTTGACTGCGCAGCTGCAGTCGATTTCGAAACAGCCAATTACCCTGGACAGTAAAAAGTAA